A single Ctenopharyngodon idella isolate HZGC_01 chromosome 22, HZGC01, whole genome shotgun sequence DNA region contains:
- the tead3a gene encoding transcriptional enhancer factor TEF-5 isoform X5, which translates to MDKAGMDGDAEGVWSPDIEQSFQEALAIYPPCGRRKIILSDEGKMYGRNELIARYIKLRTGKTRTRKQVSSHIQVLARKKMREYQAGIKDQASKDKALQNMAALSSAQIVSASVMKSQLPPLPQHPYPPPARFWPGPIPGQPGPSQDIKPFAPSPYSSLQPPLPTPISSYEQLPTPLPPTTTAMPVWQDRTIASGKLRMLEYSAFMEVQRDPDTYSKHLFVHIAQTNPSYTDPLLEAVDIRQIYDKFPEKKGGLKELYEKGPQNAFFLVKFWADLNSSNVQDGAGSFYGVSSQYSSAENMTITVSTKVCSFGKQVVEKVETEYARVEGGRYVYRIHRSPMCEYMINFIHKLKHLPEKYMMNSVLENFTILQVVTNRDTQETLLCIAFVFEVSTSDHGAQYHVYRLVKD; encoded by the exons TGGACGGGGATGCGGAGGGCGTCTGGAGCCCTGACATCGAACAAAGTTTTCAGGAGGCTCTGGCCATTTATCCACCCTGTGGCCGCAGAAAGATCATCCTTTCAGACGAAGGAAAGATGTATG GTCGTAATGAGTTGATAGCAAGGTACATAAAGCTGAGAACAGGGAAAACCCGCACAAGGAAACAG GTGTCTAGTCACATACAGGTGTTAGCCAGGAAGAAAATGCGGGAATATCAAGCAGGCATTAAG GATCAGGCTTCCAAAGACAAAGCCCTGCAGAACATGGCCGCTCTGTCCTCCGCTCAAATCGTTTCTGCCAGTGTGATGAAGAGTCAGTTGCCTCCTCTTCCTCAGCACCCCTACCCTCCTCCAGCCAGG TTTTGGCCCGGCCCCATCCCAGGACAGCCTGGACCTTCTCAGGA CATCAAGCCCTTTGCACCGAGTCCGTACTCCAGCCTTCAGCCTCCACTGCCTACGCCCATATCGA GTTACGAGCAGTTGCCCACCCCCCTCCCCCCGACCACCACTGCCATGCCTGTGTGGCAGGACCGGACCATTGCCTCCGGTAAACTCCGCATGCTGGAGTACTCTGCCTTCATGGAGGTCCAGAGAGACCCTGACACT TACAGCAAGCACCTGTTTGTCCACATCGCCCAGACAAACCCCTCGTACACAGACCCTCTCCTGGAGGCCGTGGACATCCGTCAGATCTACGACAAGTTTCCAGAGAAGAAGGGAGGGCTGAAAGAGCTGTATGAGAAAGGCCCTCAGAATGCCTTCTTTCTGGTCAAGTTCTGG GCTGATCTGAACAGTAGTAATGTTCAGGATGGCGCAGGCTCGTTCTATGGCGTCAGCAGTCAGTACAGCAGCGCTGAAAACATGACCATCACTGTGTCCACTAAAGTCTGTTCTTTTGGGAAGCAGGTGGTAGAGAAAGTTGAG ACAGAGTATGCTCGTGTGGAGGGCGGGAGGTACGTTTATCGGATCCATCGCTCACCCATGTGTGAATACATGATCAACTTTATCCATAAACTCAAGCACCTGCCAGAGAAATATATGATGAACAGTGTCCTGGAGAACTTCACTATACTGCAG GTTGTCACAAACAGAGACACACAAGAGACTTTGCTTTGCATTGCGTTTGTGTTTGAGGTGTCTACAAGTGACCACGGAGCACAGTATCACGTTTACAGACTCGTCAAGGACTGA
- the tead3a gene encoding transcriptional enhancer factor TEF-5 isoform X3, with product MDKAGMDGDAEGVWSPDIEQSFQEALAIYPPCGRRKIILSDEGKMYGRNELIARYIKLRTGKTRTRKQVSSHLQVLARRKSREIQSKLKDQASKDKALQNMAALSSAQIVSASVMKSQLPPLPQHPYPPPARFWPGPIPGQPGPSQDIKPFAPSPYSSLQPPLPTPISSKSSAGIISELRLTPRPKPACFSIGYEQLPTPLPPTTTAMPVWQDRTIASGKLRMLEYSAFMEVQRDPDTYSKHLFVHIAQTNPSYTDPLLEAVDIRQIYDKFPEKKGGLKELYEKGPQNAFFLVKFWADLNSSNVQDGAGSFYGVSSQYSSAENMTITVSTKVCSFGKQVVEKVETEYARVEGGRYVYRIHRSPMCEYMINFIHKLKHLPEKYMMNSVLENFTILQVVTNRDTQETLLCIAFVFEVSTSDHGAQYHVYRLVKD from the exons TGGACGGGGATGCGGAGGGCGTCTGGAGCCCTGACATCGAACAAAGTTTTCAGGAGGCTCTGGCCATTTATCCACCCTGTGGCCGCAGAAAGATCATCCTTTCAGACGAAGGAAAGATGTATG GTCGTAATGAGTTGATAGCAAGGTACATAAAGCTGAGAACAGGGAAAACCCGCACAAGGAAACAG GTGTCTAGCCATCTGCAGGTTCTTGCACGGAGAAAATCTCGCGAGATTCAGTCTAAGCTGAAG GATCAGGCTTCCAAAGACAAAGCCCTGCAGAACATGGCCGCTCTGTCCTCCGCTCAAATCGTTTCTGCCAGTGTGATGAAGAGTCAGTTGCCTCCTCTTCCTCAGCACCCCTACCCTCCTCCAGCCAGG TTTTGGCCCGGCCCCATCCCAGGACAGCCTGGACCTTCTCAGGA CATCAAGCCCTTTGCACCGAGTCCGTACTCCAGCCTTCAGCCTCCACTGCCTACGCCCATATCGAGTAAGAGCAGTGCTGGGATTATATCTGAACTCAGACTGACCCCGCGGCCTAAACCAGCATGTTTCTCAATAGGTTACGAGCAGTTGCCCACCCCCCTCCCCCCGACCACCACTGCCATGCCTGTGTGGCAGGACCGGACCATTGCCTCCGGTAAACTCCGCATGCTGGAGTACTCTGCCTTCATGGAGGTCCAGAGAGACCCTGACACT TACAGCAAGCACCTGTTTGTCCACATCGCCCAGACAAACCCCTCGTACACAGACCCTCTCCTGGAGGCCGTGGACATCCGTCAGATCTACGACAAGTTTCCAGAGAAGAAGGGAGGGCTGAAAGAGCTGTATGAGAAAGGCCCTCAGAATGCCTTCTTTCTGGTCAAGTTCTGG GCTGATCTGAACAGTAGTAATGTTCAGGATGGCGCAGGCTCGTTCTATGGCGTCAGCAGTCAGTACAGCAGCGCTGAAAACATGACCATCACTGTGTCCACTAAAGTCTGTTCTTTTGGGAAGCAGGTGGTAGAGAAAGTTGAG ACAGAGTATGCTCGTGTGGAGGGCGGGAGGTACGTTTATCGGATCCATCGCTCACCCATGTGTGAATACATGATCAACTTTATCCATAAACTCAAGCACCTGCCAGAGAAATATATGATGAACAGTGTCCTGGAGAACTTCACTATACTGCAG GTTGTCACAAACAGAGACACACAAGAGACTTTGCTTTGCATTGCGTTTGTGTTTGAGGTGTCTACAAGTGACCACGGAGCACAGTATCACGTTTACAGACTCGTCAAGGACTGA
- the tead3a gene encoding transcriptional enhancer factor TEF-5 isoform X6, with protein MDKAGMDGDAEGVWSPDIEQSFQEALAIYPPCGRRKIILSDEGKMYGRNELIARYIKLRTGKTRTRKQVSSHLQVLARRKSREIQSKLKDQASKDKALQNMAALSSAQIVSASVMKSQLPPLPQHPYPPPARFWPGPIPGQPGPSQDIKPFAPSPYSSLQPPLPTPISSYEQLPTPLPPTTTAMPVWQDRTIASGKLRMLEYSAFMEVQRDPDTYSKHLFVHIAQTNPSYTDPLLEAVDIRQIYDKFPEKKGGLKELYEKGPQNAFFLVKFWADLNSSNVQDGAGSFYGVSSQYSSAENMTITVSTKVCSFGKQVVEKVETEYARVEGGRYVYRIHRSPMCEYMINFIHKLKHLPEKYMMNSVLENFTILQVVTNRDTQETLLCIAFVFEVSTSDHGAQYHVYRLVKD; from the exons TGGACGGGGATGCGGAGGGCGTCTGGAGCCCTGACATCGAACAAAGTTTTCAGGAGGCTCTGGCCATTTATCCACCCTGTGGCCGCAGAAAGATCATCCTTTCAGACGAAGGAAAGATGTATG GTCGTAATGAGTTGATAGCAAGGTACATAAAGCTGAGAACAGGGAAAACCCGCACAAGGAAACAG GTGTCTAGCCATCTGCAGGTTCTTGCACGGAGAAAATCTCGCGAGATTCAGTCTAAGCTGAAG GATCAGGCTTCCAAAGACAAAGCCCTGCAGAACATGGCCGCTCTGTCCTCCGCTCAAATCGTTTCTGCCAGTGTGATGAAGAGTCAGTTGCCTCCTCTTCCTCAGCACCCCTACCCTCCTCCAGCCAGG TTTTGGCCCGGCCCCATCCCAGGACAGCCTGGACCTTCTCAGGA CATCAAGCCCTTTGCACCGAGTCCGTACTCCAGCCTTCAGCCTCCACTGCCTACGCCCATATCGA GTTACGAGCAGTTGCCCACCCCCCTCCCCCCGACCACCACTGCCATGCCTGTGTGGCAGGACCGGACCATTGCCTCCGGTAAACTCCGCATGCTGGAGTACTCTGCCTTCATGGAGGTCCAGAGAGACCCTGACACT TACAGCAAGCACCTGTTTGTCCACATCGCCCAGACAAACCCCTCGTACACAGACCCTCTCCTGGAGGCCGTGGACATCCGTCAGATCTACGACAAGTTTCCAGAGAAGAAGGGAGGGCTGAAAGAGCTGTATGAGAAAGGCCCTCAGAATGCCTTCTTTCTGGTCAAGTTCTGG GCTGATCTGAACAGTAGTAATGTTCAGGATGGCGCAGGCTCGTTCTATGGCGTCAGCAGTCAGTACAGCAGCGCTGAAAACATGACCATCACTGTGTCCACTAAAGTCTGTTCTTTTGGGAAGCAGGTGGTAGAGAAAGTTGAG ACAGAGTATGCTCGTGTGGAGGGCGGGAGGTACGTTTATCGGATCCATCGCTCACCCATGTGTGAATACATGATCAACTTTATCCATAAACTCAAGCACCTGCCAGAGAAATATATGATGAACAGTGTCCTGGAGAACTTCACTATACTGCAG GTTGTCACAAACAGAGACACACAAGAGACTTTGCTTTGCATTGCGTTTGTGTTTGAGGTGTCTACAAGTGACCACGGAGCACAGTATCACGTTTACAGACTCGTCAAGGACTGA
- the tead3a gene encoding transcriptional enhancer factor TEF-5 isoform X1 produces MDKAGMDGDAEGVWSPDIEQSFQEALAIYPPCGRRKIILSDEGKMYGRNELIARYIKLRTGKTRTRKQVSSHLQVLARRKSREIQSKLKAMNLDQASKDKALQNMAALSSAQIVSASVMKSQLPPLPQHPYPPPARFWPGPIPGQPGPSQDIKPFAPSPYSSLQPPLPTPISSKSSAGIISELRLTPRPKPACFSIGYEQLPTPLPPTTTAMPVWQDRTIASGKLRMLEYSAFMEVQRDPDTYSKHLFVHIAQTNPSYTDPLLEAVDIRQIYDKFPEKKGGLKELYEKGPQNAFFLVKFWADLNSSNVQDGAGSFYGVSSQYSSAENMTITVSTKVCSFGKQVVEKVETEYARVEGGRYVYRIHRSPMCEYMINFIHKLKHLPEKYMMNSVLENFTILQVVTNRDTQETLLCIAFVFEVSTSDHGAQYHVYRLVKD; encoded by the exons TGGACGGGGATGCGGAGGGCGTCTGGAGCCCTGACATCGAACAAAGTTTTCAGGAGGCTCTGGCCATTTATCCACCCTGTGGCCGCAGAAAGATCATCCTTTCAGACGAAGGAAAGATGTATG GTCGTAATGAGTTGATAGCAAGGTACATAAAGCTGAGAACAGGGAAAACCCGCACAAGGAAACAG GTGTCTAGCCATCTGCAGGTTCTTGCACGGAGAAAATCTCGCGAGATTCAGTCTAAGCTGAAG GCCATGAACTTG GATCAGGCTTCCAAAGACAAAGCCCTGCAGAACATGGCCGCTCTGTCCTCCGCTCAAATCGTTTCTGCCAGTGTGATGAAGAGTCAGTTGCCTCCTCTTCCTCAGCACCCCTACCCTCCTCCAGCCAGG TTTTGGCCCGGCCCCATCCCAGGACAGCCTGGACCTTCTCAGGA CATCAAGCCCTTTGCACCGAGTCCGTACTCCAGCCTTCAGCCTCCACTGCCTACGCCCATATCGAGTAAGAGCAGTGCTGGGATTATATCTGAACTCAGACTGACCCCGCGGCCTAAACCAGCATGTTTCTCAATAGGTTACGAGCAGTTGCCCACCCCCCTCCCCCCGACCACCACTGCCATGCCTGTGTGGCAGGACCGGACCATTGCCTCCGGTAAACTCCGCATGCTGGAGTACTCTGCCTTCATGGAGGTCCAGAGAGACCCTGACACT TACAGCAAGCACCTGTTTGTCCACATCGCCCAGACAAACCCCTCGTACACAGACCCTCTCCTGGAGGCCGTGGACATCCGTCAGATCTACGACAAGTTTCCAGAGAAGAAGGGAGGGCTGAAAGAGCTGTATGAGAAAGGCCCTCAGAATGCCTTCTTTCTGGTCAAGTTCTGG GCTGATCTGAACAGTAGTAATGTTCAGGATGGCGCAGGCTCGTTCTATGGCGTCAGCAGTCAGTACAGCAGCGCTGAAAACATGACCATCACTGTGTCCACTAAAGTCTGTTCTTTTGGGAAGCAGGTGGTAGAGAAAGTTGAG ACAGAGTATGCTCGTGTGGAGGGCGGGAGGTACGTTTATCGGATCCATCGCTCACCCATGTGTGAATACATGATCAACTTTATCCATAAACTCAAGCACCTGCCAGAGAAATATATGATGAACAGTGTCCTGGAGAACTTCACTATACTGCAG GTTGTCACAAACAGAGACACACAAGAGACTTTGCTTTGCATTGCGTTTGTGTTTGAGGTGTCTACAAGTGACCACGGAGCACAGTATCACGTTTACAGACTCGTCAAGGACTGA
- the tead3a gene encoding transcriptional enhancer factor TEF-5 isoform X2, with the protein MDKAGMDGDAEGVWSPDIEQSFQEALAIYPPCGRRKIILSDEGKMYGRNELIARYIKLRTGKTRTRKQVSSHIQVLARKKMREYQAGIKDQASKDKALQNMAALSSAQIVSASVMKSQLPPLPQHPYPPPARFWPGPIPGQPGPSQDIKPFAPSPYSSLQPPLPTPISSKSSAGIISELRLTPRPKPACFSIGYEQLPTPLPPTTTAMPVWQDRTIASGKLRMLEYSAFMEVQRDPDTYSKHLFVHIAQTNPSYTDPLLEAVDIRQIYDKFPEKKGGLKELYEKGPQNAFFLVKFWADLNSSNVQDGAGSFYGVSSQYSSAENMTITVSTKVCSFGKQVVEKVETEYARVEGGRYVYRIHRSPMCEYMINFIHKLKHLPEKYMMNSVLENFTILQVVTNRDTQETLLCIAFVFEVSTSDHGAQYHVYRLVKD; encoded by the exons TGGACGGGGATGCGGAGGGCGTCTGGAGCCCTGACATCGAACAAAGTTTTCAGGAGGCTCTGGCCATTTATCCACCCTGTGGCCGCAGAAAGATCATCCTTTCAGACGAAGGAAAGATGTATG GTCGTAATGAGTTGATAGCAAGGTACATAAAGCTGAGAACAGGGAAAACCCGCACAAGGAAACAG GTGTCTAGTCACATACAGGTGTTAGCCAGGAAGAAAATGCGGGAATATCAAGCAGGCATTAAG GATCAGGCTTCCAAAGACAAAGCCCTGCAGAACATGGCCGCTCTGTCCTCCGCTCAAATCGTTTCTGCCAGTGTGATGAAGAGTCAGTTGCCTCCTCTTCCTCAGCACCCCTACCCTCCTCCAGCCAGG TTTTGGCCCGGCCCCATCCCAGGACAGCCTGGACCTTCTCAGGA CATCAAGCCCTTTGCACCGAGTCCGTACTCCAGCCTTCAGCCTCCACTGCCTACGCCCATATCGAGTAAGAGCAGTGCTGGGATTATATCTGAACTCAGACTGACCCCGCGGCCTAAACCAGCATGTTTCTCAATAGGTTACGAGCAGTTGCCCACCCCCCTCCCCCCGACCACCACTGCCATGCCTGTGTGGCAGGACCGGACCATTGCCTCCGGTAAACTCCGCATGCTGGAGTACTCTGCCTTCATGGAGGTCCAGAGAGACCCTGACACT TACAGCAAGCACCTGTTTGTCCACATCGCCCAGACAAACCCCTCGTACACAGACCCTCTCCTGGAGGCCGTGGACATCCGTCAGATCTACGACAAGTTTCCAGAGAAGAAGGGAGGGCTGAAAGAGCTGTATGAGAAAGGCCCTCAGAATGCCTTCTTTCTGGTCAAGTTCTGG GCTGATCTGAACAGTAGTAATGTTCAGGATGGCGCAGGCTCGTTCTATGGCGTCAGCAGTCAGTACAGCAGCGCTGAAAACATGACCATCACTGTGTCCACTAAAGTCTGTTCTTTTGGGAAGCAGGTGGTAGAGAAAGTTGAG ACAGAGTATGCTCGTGTGGAGGGCGGGAGGTACGTTTATCGGATCCATCGCTCACCCATGTGTGAATACATGATCAACTTTATCCATAAACTCAAGCACCTGCCAGAGAAATATATGATGAACAGTGTCCTGGAGAACTTCACTATACTGCAG GTTGTCACAAACAGAGACACACAAGAGACTTTGCTTTGCATTGCGTTTGTGTTTGAGGTGTCTACAAGTGACCACGGAGCACAGTATCACGTTTACAGACTCGTCAAGGACTGA
- the tead3a gene encoding transcriptional enhancer factor TEF-5 isoform X4 — MDKAGMDGDAEGVWSPDIEQSFQEALAIYPPCGRRKIILSDEGKMYGRNELIARYIKLRTGKTRTRKQVSSHLQVLARRKSREIQSKLKAMNLDQASKDKALQNMAALSSAQIVSASVMKSQLPPLPQHPYPPPARFWPGPIPGQPGPSQDIKPFAPSPYSSLQPPLPTPISSYEQLPTPLPPTTTAMPVWQDRTIASGKLRMLEYSAFMEVQRDPDTYSKHLFVHIAQTNPSYTDPLLEAVDIRQIYDKFPEKKGGLKELYEKGPQNAFFLVKFWADLNSSNVQDGAGSFYGVSSQYSSAENMTITVSTKVCSFGKQVVEKVETEYARVEGGRYVYRIHRSPMCEYMINFIHKLKHLPEKYMMNSVLENFTILQVVTNRDTQETLLCIAFVFEVSTSDHGAQYHVYRLVKD; from the exons TGGACGGGGATGCGGAGGGCGTCTGGAGCCCTGACATCGAACAAAGTTTTCAGGAGGCTCTGGCCATTTATCCACCCTGTGGCCGCAGAAAGATCATCCTTTCAGACGAAGGAAAGATGTATG GTCGTAATGAGTTGATAGCAAGGTACATAAAGCTGAGAACAGGGAAAACCCGCACAAGGAAACAG GTGTCTAGCCATCTGCAGGTTCTTGCACGGAGAAAATCTCGCGAGATTCAGTCTAAGCTGAAG GCCATGAACTTG GATCAGGCTTCCAAAGACAAAGCCCTGCAGAACATGGCCGCTCTGTCCTCCGCTCAAATCGTTTCTGCCAGTGTGATGAAGAGTCAGTTGCCTCCTCTTCCTCAGCACCCCTACCCTCCTCCAGCCAGG TTTTGGCCCGGCCCCATCCCAGGACAGCCTGGACCTTCTCAGGA CATCAAGCCCTTTGCACCGAGTCCGTACTCCAGCCTTCAGCCTCCACTGCCTACGCCCATATCGA GTTACGAGCAGTTGCCCACCCCCCTCCCCCCGACCACCACTGCCATGCCTGTGTGGCAGGACCGGACCATTGCCTCCGGTAAACTCCGCATGCTGGAGTACTCTGCCTTCATGGAGGTCCAGAGAGACCCTGACACT TACAGCAAGCACCTGTTTGTCCACATCGCCCAGACAAACCCCTCGTACACAGACCCTCTCCTGGAGGCCGTGGACATCCGTCAGATCTACGACAAGTTTCCAGAGAAGAAGGGAGGGCTGAAAGAGCTGTATGAGAAAGGCCCTCAGAATGCCTTCTTTCTGGTCAAGTTCTGG GCTGATCTGAACAGTAGTAATGTTCAGGATGGCGCAGGCTCGTTCTATGGCGTCAGCAGTCAGTACAGCAGCGCTGAAAACATGACCATCACTGTGTCCACTAAAGTCTGTTCTTTTGGGAAGCAGGTGGTAGAGAAAGTTGAG ACAGAGTATGCTCGTGTGGAGGGCGGGAGGTACGTTTATCGGATCCATCGCTCACCCATGTGTGAATACATGATCAACTTTATCCATAAACTCAAGCACCTGCCAGAGAAATATATGATGAACAGTGTCCTGGAGAACTTCACTATACTGCAG GTTGTCACAAACAGAGACACACAAGAGACTTTGCTTTGCATTGCGTTTGTGTTTGAGGTGTCTACAAGTGACCACGGAGCACAGTATCACGTTTACAGACTCGTCAAGGACTGA
- the tead3a gene encoding transcriptional enhancer factor TEF-5 isoform X7, whose translation MDKAGMDGDAEGVWSPDIEQSFQEALAIYPPCGRRKIILSDEGKMYGRNELIARYIKLRTGKTRTRKQVSSHIQVLARKKMREYQAGIKVSSHLQVLARRKSREIQSKLKAMNLDQASKDKALQNMAALSSAQIVSASVMKSQLPPLPQHPYPPPARFWPGPIPGQPGPSQDIKPFAPSPYSSLQPPLPTPISSYEQLPTPLPPTTTAMPVWQDRTIASGKLRMLEYSAFMEVQRDPDTYSKHLFVHIAQTNPSYTDPLLEAVDIRQIYDKFPEKKGGLKELYEKGPQNAFFLVKFWADLNSSNVQDGAGSFYGVSSQYSSAENMTITVSTKVCSFGKQVVEKVETEYARVEGGRYVYRIHRSPMCEYMINFIHKLKHLPEKYMMNSVLENFTILQVVTNRDTQETLLCIAFVFEVSTSDHGAQYHVYRLVKD comes from the exons TGGACGGGGATGCGGAGGGCGTCTGGAGCCCTGACATCGAACAAAGTTTTCAGGAGGCTCTGGCCATTTATCCACCCTGTGGCCGCAGAAAGATCATCCTTTCAGACGAAGGAAAGATGTATG GTCGTAATGAGTTGATAGCAAGGTACATAAAGCTGAGAACAGGGAAAACCCGCACAAGGAAACAG GTGTCTAGTCACATACAGGTGTTAGCCAGGAAGAAAATGCGGGAATATCAAGCAGGCATTAAG GTGTCTAGCCATCTGCAGGTTCTTGCACGGAGAAAATCTCGCGAGATTCAGTCTAAGCTGAAG GCCATGAACTTG GATCAGGCTTCCAAAGACAAAGCCCTGCAGAACATGGCCGCTCTGTCCTCCGCTCAAATCGTTTCTGCCAGTGTGATGAAGAGTCAGTTGCCTCCTCTTCCTCAGCACCCCTACCCTCCTCCAGCCAGG TTTTGGCCCGGCCCCATCCCAGGACAGCCTGGACCTTCTCAGGA CATCAAGCCCTTTGCACCGAGTCCGTACTCCAGCCTTCAGCCTCCACTGCCTACGCCCATATCGA GTTACGAGCAGTTGCCCACCCCCCTCCCCCCGACCACCACTGCCATGCCTGTGTGGCAGGACCGGACCATTGCCTCCGGTAAACTCCGCATGCTGGAGTACTCTGCCTTCATGGAGGTCCAGAGAGACCCTGACACT TACAGCAAGCACCTGTTTGTCCACATCGCCCAGACAAACCCCTCGTACACAGACCCTCTCCTGGAGGCCGTGGACATCCGTCAGATCTACGACAAGTTTCCAGAGAAGAAGGGAGGGCTGAAAGAGCTGTATGAGAAAGGCCCTCAGAATGCCTTCTTTCTGGTCAAGTTCTGG GCTGATCTGAACAGTAGTAATGTTCAGGATGGCGCAGGCTCGTTCTATGGCGTCAGCAGTCAGTACAGCAGCGCTGAAAACATGACCATCACTGTGTCCACTAAAGTCTGTTCTTTTGGGAAGCAGGTGGTAGAGAAAGTTGAG ACAGAGTATGCTCGTGTGGAGGGCGGGAGGTACGTTTATCGGATCCATCGCTCACCCATGTGTGAATACATGATCAACTTTATCCATAAACTCAAGCACCTGCCAGAGAAATATATGATGAACAGTGTCCTGGAGAACTTCACTATACTGCAG GTTGTCACAAACAGAGACACACAAGAGACTTTGCTTTGCATTGCGTTTGTGTTTGAGGTGTCTACAAGTGACCACGGAGCACAGTATCACGTTTACAGACTCGTCAAGGACTGA